A region from the Medicago truncatula cultivar Jemalong A17 chromosome 6, MtrunA17r5.0-ANR, whole genome shotgun sequence genome encodes:
- the LOC11442167 gene encoding F-box/kelch-repeat protein At3g23880 yields the protein MDAPLQSVPVVIPSDLIAIILTFLPVKTITQLKLVSKSWNTLITSPSFIKIHLNQSSQNPNFILTPSRKQYSINNVLSVPIPRLLTGNTVSGDTYHNILNNDHHFRVVGSCNGLLCLLFKSEFITHLKFRFRIWNPATRTISEELGFFRKYKPLFGGVSRFTFGCDYLRGTYKLVALHTVEDGDVMRSNVRVFNLGNDDSDKCWRNIPNPFVCADGVHLSGTVNWLSLREDARYIEGSMEPLTPHVDHFLIASLDLSTETYKYLLLPKGFKELPCAEPYLRVLLDCLCFLHDFRKTEFVIWQMKEFGVRESWTRLFKIPYVDLQMLNLPIDVQYLNEYPMLPLYISKNGDKVILTNEKDDATIIYNKRDKRVDRARISNEIHWFSAMDYVESLVPTPWKSGYIEAEAEAEEEEEEEKDEDEDENEDEDEDEDEDEEVAGGFFFMMIK from the exons ATGGATGCTCCACTGCAATCGGTGCCGGTGGTGATTCCCTCTGATCTCATCGCCATAATCCTAACATTCCTTCCCGTGAAAACCATCACACAACTCAAGCTTGTATCAAAATCATGGAACACTCTCATAACCTCTCCATCTTTCATCAAAATTCACCTCAACCAATCAtcacaaaaccctaatttcatccTCACACCTTCTCGAAAACAATACTCCATCAACAATGTACTATCTGTACCCATTCCTCGTTTACTCACCGGAAACACCGTTTCCGGTGACACTTACCACAATATCTTGAACAATGATCATCATTTCCGTGTCGTTGGCTCTTGCAATGGATTACTCTGTTTGCTCTTTAAATCTGAATTCATTACGCATCTTAAATTCAGGTTCCGTATTTGGAACCCCGCAACGAGAACAATATCGgaagaattagggttttttcGCAAATATAAACCTCTGTTTGGTGGAGTTTCCAGATTCACTTTTGGTTGTGATTATTTAAGAGGTACTTACAAGCTAGTGGCACTTCATACAGTCGAGGATGGAGATGTAATGAGAAGCAATGTGAGAGTTTTCAATTTAGGTAATGATGATAGTGATAAATGTTGGAGAAATATTCCCAATCCTTTTGTCTGTGCTGATGGTGTGCATTTGAGTGGTACTGTTAACTGGTTGTCTCTTCGCGAAGATGCAAGATACATTGAAGGATCGATGGAACCATTGACTCCTCATGTTGACCATTTCCTGATTGCTTCGCTTGATCTTTCCACCGAGACATACAAATATTTGTTGCTTCCCAAGGGTTTTAAAGAGTTGCCATGTGCTGAGCCATATCTTCGGGTTCTGTTGGATTGCCTTTGCTTTTTGCATGATTTTAGGAAAACTGAATTTGTTATATGGCAAATGAAGGAGTTTGGAGTTCGGGAGTCTTGGACTCGGTTATTCAAAATTCCTTACGTTGATCTTCAGATGCTTAACCTTCCGATTGATGTTCAATACTTGAATGAGTACCCAATGTTGCCGTTATACATTTCTAAGAATGGAGATAAAGTGATATTAACAAATGAGAAAGATGACGCCACAATTATCTATAATAAGAGGGATAAGAGAGTAGATAGAGCTAGAATTTCCAACGAAATTCATTGGTTCTCTGCCATGGATTACGTTGAAAGCTTAGTTCCGACTCCTTGGAA gtCTGGATATATAGAGGCAGAGGCAGAGgcagaggaagaggaagaggaagagaaagatgaggatgaagatgagaatgaggatgaagatgaagatgaggatgaagatgaagaggtAGCGGGAGGGTTTTTCTTTATGATGATCAAGTAA
- the LOC11435613 gene encoding F-box protein SKIP23 translates to MMDDDAVDWLNLPRELWLVIISKNLNPFDVLRFRSVCALLRSILPPPFPSPSHTLRIPDGKFLLFTETKIFRLQPLFPTSSSNKGWIIKVEKSKSGKLRHLDVVTNTHMSHTFPSNVLDFMNLRVMELFQAYTINFSRDGGDLIAFEPLSDVYKVVLFSVEGPGQMVFALHQDGKLRVSNIGYNNLIIVDDGNRIYNDIILYMGKVYVVDKSGIIFWINCSSFKLVQCSPSLSNDRSKKCLVDSHGSLFVVEMYSRRTGVNTCKLLMDISVLNVDGESSRWLRVTDLGDNLFVLGKDLNFSLSANDYYGFERNCIYFCCIGRTARYNLNSSGFKYVDDIFWPCSTLFNSESVSDPLNIECAADHEP, encoded by the coding sequence ATGATGGATGATGACGCAGTTGACTGGCTAAATCTTCCTCGAGAATTATGGTTAGTTATTATATCCAAGAATTTGAATCCATTTGATGTTCTTCGATTCCGTAGTGTCTGTGCTTTATTGCGCTCTATTCTTCCCCCTCCTTTTCCTTCTCCTTCTCATACACTTCGCATTCCAGATGGTaagtttttgcttttcaccGAAACCAAAATATTTCGCCTACAACCATTATTTCCAACTAGTTCTTCTAATAAAGGGTGGATCATAAAGGTTGAAAAATCGAAATCTGGCAAACTTCGTCACTTAGATGTTGTAACTAACACTCATATGTCACACACTTTCCCGTCTAATGTGTTAGATTTCATGAACTTACGAGTTATGGAATTGTTTCAAGCATATACTATCAATTTTTCTAGAGATGGAGGTGATTTAATTGCATTTGAGCCCCTTTCTGATGTTTATAAAGTAGTGTTGTTTTCTGTTGAGGGTCCCGGTCAGATGGTCTTTGCTCTTCATCAAGATGGAAAATTGCGTGTGTCCAATATTGGATATAACAATTTGATTATAGTGGATGATGGGAATAGAATCTATAATGACATAATCCTTTATATGGGAAAGGTTTATGTTGTGGATAAAAGTGGAATTATTTTCTGGATCAATTGTTCATCCTTTAAGTTGGTTCAATGTTCACCCTCCTTAAGTAATGATCGTAGCAAGAAGTGTTTGGTGGACTCACATGGAAGTCTTTTTGTGGTTGAAATGTATTCTAGAAGAACTGGCGTGAATACCTGCAAATTACTCATGGATATCAGTGTTTTAAACGTTGATGGAGAATCAAGTAGATGGCTTCGTGTAACAGACTTGGGTGATAATCTGTTTGTTTTGGGTAAAGACTTAAACTTTTCATTGTCTGCTAATGATTATTATGGATTTGAAAGAAACTGCATCTACTTCTGTTGTATAGGCAGGACTGCTCGTTACAACTTGAATAGTTCAGGATTTAagtatgttgatgatattttttGGCCTTGTTCAACTTTGTTCAATTCTGAAAGCGTATCAGATCCATTAAACATTGAATGTGCTGCAGATCATGAGCCCTAG